Proteins from a single region of Fibrobacter sp. UWH6:
- a CDS encoding dynamin family protein, which yields MSINAKFEDAIVKLDAVRQNILKDESLLPIAFRTSSGEETISDDSLNENFESLSNEPFTIAICGEVKAGKSTLLNAILFGDDVLPTFDTPLTAKLTFIKKSEKPYNYFRVNFYNTEEWETVRASLEPSALADLNKKMQIAMERFGISKANCVEKISISREVNDLQELDQYVSAMKVEDESSKAGCYTAYVKNVEIFINDERLHNLQIVDTPGLNDPNAINSHETTRWINNAHAIVYIVAVQGFNQPDLQFFEQFMNGRGPKFRVIVQNKIDTEPDHYQESLAYMKGLGTKLEYRKIDLFSNKETICSYSGKQALLAKKQKAGIPLTEDDEYYLLENFDYDPDNLELTIGNKLFANEGAGRIPAISGVLQQVYSLNIKKIESEMDENDLMQEELQKDLSEIEKDLEKVQDIRIGFNNNKKQIQEHLGEVINGVRSKVDHRVNDLFKSLNKKFEDKIGALMREGNFKTVLGRFSSYWEEQFNDADFQMTDFLNSHIKKFMGEIKDSCSSVIENLKVVLQKKVIESFFYSEDNSSWIENSRILDGLKYGEVMPSNAFTNLFYKNSRLTDEIIGVVSKDVSEFFDKRYRGLGLACQETMKNRLNAYLGYINEKLDVIEKKLENAKTKQNDKKNELLKIAESSTSLKMRRDELEKKLSELRVMTKELEIC from the coding sequence ATGTCTATTAATGCAAAATTTGAAGATGCTATTGTAAAACTTGATGCGGTTCGTCAGAATATTCTAAAGGATGAATCTTTGCTTCCGATTGCCTTTAGAACGAGCTCAGGTGAAGAGACTATATCGGATGATTCTTTAAATGAAAATTTTGAGAGTCTTTCCAATGAACCTTTTACCATTGCAATTTGCGGCGAAGTAAAGGCAGGAAAGTCGACTCTTTTAAACGCAATATTGTTTGGGGATGATGTTCTCCCGACATTTGACACTCCATTAACTGCGAAATTGACTTTTATCAAGAAATCAGAAAAACCTTACAACTATTTTAGGGTGAATTTTTATAATACTGAAGAATGGGAAACTGTTAGGGCGTCTCTTGAGCCGTCTGCATTGGCTGATTTGAATAAAAAAATGCAGATTGCTATGGAACGTTTTGGGATAAGTAAAGCCAATTGTGTTGAAAAGATTTCTATTAGTCGAGAAGTTAATGATTTGCAGGAATTGGACCAATATGTTTCTGCAATGAAAGTTGAGGATGAGTCTTCAAAAGCGGGGTGCTACACAGCATATGTAAAGAATGTTGAAATCTTTATAAATGATGAGCGTCTCCATAATTTACAGATTGTTGATACCCCGGGGCTAAATGATCCAAATGCGATTAATTCTCATGAGACAACTCGCTGGATTAATAATGCCCATGCTATAGTCTATATTGTTGCTGTACAGGGATTTAATCAGCCGGATCTTCAATTCTTTGAACAGTTTATGAATGGTCGTGGTCCAAAATTTAGAGTTATTGTCCAAAATAAAATTGATACGGAACCTGATCATTACCAAGAGTCTCTCGCTTATATGAAGGGCCTTGGCACAAAGCTTGAGTATAGAAAAATTGACTTGTTTTCTAATAAAGAAACTATTTGCTCTTATTCTGGTAAGCAGGCTTTGCTAGCGAAAAAGCAGAAAGCTGGAATACCTTTGACGGAAGATGATGAGTATTATTTGCTGGAAAACTTTGACTATGATCCAGACAATCTTGAACTTACTATAGGAAATAAACTTTTTGCAAATGAAGGGGCTGGTCGCATTCCTGCAATTAGCGGTGTTTTGCAACAGGTGTATTCTTTGAATATTAAGAAAATTGAGTCTGAAATGGATGAAAATGATCTAATGCAGGAAGAGTTGCAGAAGGATTTAAGTGAAATAGAAAAGGATTTAGAAAAGGTTCAAGATATACGTATTGGATTTAATAATAATAAGAAGCAAATTCAGGAACATCTTGGAGAAGTTATAAATGGTGTTCGTAGTAAAGTTGACCATCGTGTAAACGATTTATTTAAATCTCTTAATAAGAAATTTGAAGATAAAATCGGTGCCTTAATGCGTGAAGGAAACTTCAAGACGGTGCTAGGACGTTTTTCAAGTTACTGGGAGGAACAGTTTAATGACGCTGATTTTCAAATGACTGATTTCCTTAATAGTCATATAAAAAAATTTATGGGTGAGATTAAGGACAGTTGTAGTAGTGTTATTGAAAATTTAAAAGTTGTGTTGCAAAAAAAAGTTATAGAAAGTTTCTTCTATAGCGAAGATAACTCTAGTTGGATTGAAAATTCACGTATTTTAGATGGACTGAAATATGGGGAGGTGATGCCTTCAAATGCTTTCACGAATCTATTTTACAAAAATAGTCGTTTAACGGACGAAATTATTGGCGTTGTCTCAAAGGACGTTAGTGAATTTTTTGACAAAAGATATAGGGGTTTAGGTCTAGCGTGTCAAGAGACTATGAAGAATCGGTTAAACGCTTATCTTGGATACATAAACGAAAAGCTTGATGTAATAGAAAAAAAACTTGAAAATGCTAAGACTAAGCAGAATGATAAAAAAAATGAATTGTTGAAAATAGCAGAGTCGTCTACATCGTTAAAGATGCGTCGCGATGAACTGGAAAAAAAGTTAAGTGAACTTAGAGTGATGACAAAGGAATTGGAAATATGCTAG
- a CDS encoding dynamin family protein, whose translation MTDLEKRVKNTLKTLQAYQENTGISVQEWVDSLKSYCDDSSSQPYECCTRIALAGSFSCGKSSFINSLLGKEGLAPVASRPSTRVITRFVYGDSLKCVNSEGEEISLEEYQNAATCIRDVTAKDNVFTIQYPADFLRNIVLSDVPGFDSGDAHQADSAVSRIENEKADIIIFLVNINDGTIKENAFKELLGDSVEKKGILNAGENRKKLYVVITRADDKPPSAREGVVKSVEKALLQHEVDAAKVCLYATMYKNEKDRQLFEKVKQELCSEILHNASYSSEVKKNRIDSCLKKRQEWAEGSLTKVVQSLELGKNTMVRKFYESKHIPDYIINSNISEYKKKFDEEWSRFQKFVSEQIDNLNFCEVRRYPGTLFDDYAVCETNWKLEWNYRISRIKEFVDENVESNLRFLFRLPQSFQDFSVDVKKMSRDYDVFGSSARDARYAFRDKQNRLLRSVLKDKVDLPLLKRKAEQFFNDSISSKFKEKEQLKKEFDSLFNEILTVAKG comes from the coding sequence ATGACTGATTTAGAAAAGAGAGTGAAGAATACATTGAAAACTCTACAGGCCTATCAAGAGAATACTGGGATTTCTGTGCAGGAATGGGTTGACTCCCTAAAGAGTTATTGTGATGATTCGTCTAGTCAGCCTTATGAGTGTTGCACCCGTATCGCGTTGGCAGGCTCATTTAGTTGTGGAAAATCAAGCTTTATAAATTCACTTCTTGGAAAAGAAGGTTTGGCTCCAGTTGCAAGTAGACCCTCAACAAGAGTTATCACGCGTTTTGTCTATGGCGATTCTCTAAAATGCGTGAATTCTGAGGGAGAAGAAATATCTCTTGAAGAGTATCAGAATGCTGCAACTTGTATAAGAGACGTTACAGCAAAAGACAATGTCTTTACAATTCAATATCCGGCTGATTTTTTGAGAAATATTGTGCTTTCGGATGTGCCCGGATTTGATTCCGGTGACGCTCATCAAGCGGACAGTGCTGTTAGTCGCATCGAAAATGAAAAAGCTGATATCATAATTTTCTTAGTTAATATCAATGATGGGACCATAAAGGAAAATGCTTTTAAAGAATTGCTTGGAGATAGTGTTGAAAAAAAAGGAATTTTGAATGCAGGCGAAAATCGAAAAAAACTGTATGTTGTAATTACTAGGGCCGATGATAAACCTCCCTCTGCTAGAGAAGGGGTTGTTAAAAGTGTTGAAAAAGCTCTTTTACAGCATGAAGTTGATGCTGCAAAAGTATGTCTTTATGCGACGATGTATAAAAATGAAAAAGACCGTCAATTATTTGAAAAAGTTAAACAAGAATTGTGCAGTGAAATTTTGCATAATGCGTCATATTCTAGTGAGGTGAAAAAAAATCGCATTGACTCTTGTTTGAAAAAAAGACAAGAATGGGCTGAAGGGTCCTTGACCAAAGTTGTTCAATCTCTTGAGCTTGGAAAAAATACGATGGTTAGAAAATTCTATGAGTCAAAGCATATTCCTGATTATATAATCAATTCAAACATATCTGAGTATAAGAAGAAATTTGACGAAGAATGGAGTCGTTTTCAAAAGTTTGTAAGTGAACAAATTGACAACTTGAATTTTTGTGAAGTTAGACGATACCCAGGTACATTATTTGATGATTACGCTGTTTGCGAGACGAATTGGAAATTGGAGTGGAATTATCGTATTTCGCGTATAAAAGAATTTGTTGACGAAAATGTTGAATCAAATTTGAGATTTCTTTTTCGACTCCCTCAATCTTTTCAAGATTTCTCTGTGGATGTAAAAAAAATGTCTCGTGATTATGATGTTTTTGGTAGCAGTGCTAGAGATGCAAGATATGCCTTTCGAGATAAACAGAATAGACTCCTTAGAAGTGTTTTAAAAGATAAAGTTGATCTGCCTTTATTAAAACGCAAGGCGGAACAATTTTTCAATGATTCAATTTCTTCGAAATTTAAAGAAAAAGAACAGCTTAAAAAAGAATTTGATTCTTTGTTTAATGAAATTTTAACTGTAGCAAAGGGGTAA
- a CDS encoding dynamin family protein, translated as MNMQNILLEIARRHNMTSFEKRINDVVNSEKIKIAFIGAFSAGKTSLINAMLGLKLPVSIKPTTKSICLIEPQEGIVSNEFFVENGMERRPVSFDEFQDVVNGDITGVAGVLVKPSENLPTGCVFLDTPGIDNAGSDEGDLTSAYLQFMDAAVVCIDVKDGTIKNHLLNYLKRPELESIKDSLIFVLTHSDPQVRESHSSVASEIAKQVTQVLNIQDAEQKIVLVDSLKDNVSEIVRGVLNDNVLNKRASLLQEREKKDLRKISLEMIASLNTQKRNLSLDTSTLDEQCWKLKKKISAVEADRYNHEKDLEKLREELIQNVSGKMLSYAPALAATEISDLEQPLQTMMNDVNIVCNTVVGRFLKNYELPKSFAGFNADVQASFDGIEHTKSMAVTVATAVAVAAICPAVGVTGNAAEAAAGGAVKIAAAKAAKSGAVEAFFGRVATGLATVVKDINPLEYVGSVIARKVKESSFESMVASKSKMISESVVEAVKQDFYREVISPIENCLAEEMKALETIKEQKEKGVLDFRNQIENLEKSITSLKNL; from the coding sequence ATGAATATGCAGAATATTTTGTTAGAAATCGCTCGCCGTCATAATATGACCTCTTTTGAGAAGCGAATTAATGATGTAGTAAATAGTGAAAAAATAAAAATTGCTTTTATTGGCGCTTTTAGTGCCGGAAAAACGAGCTTGATCAATGCTATGTTGGGATTGAAGCTTCCTGTGTCAATTAAGCCGACGACAAAATCAATTTGCTTGATTGAGCCTCAAGAAGGGATTGTTTCGAACGAATTCTTTGTAGAAAATGGTATGGAACGACGTCCAGTCTCTTTTGATGAATTTCAGGATGTTGTGAATGGAGATATCACTGGAGTTGCAGGAGTTTTAGTGAAGCCTTCGGAAAATTTACCGACTGGGTGCGTATTCCTAGATACACCGGGTATTGATAATGCTGGGTCTGATGAAGGGGATTTGACTTCTGCGTATTTACAGTTCATGGATGCTGCTGTTGTTTGTATTGATGTAAAAGATGGAACAATCAAAAATCACCTATTGAATTATTTGAAACGCCCTGAGTTAGAATCAATAAAAGATAGTCTTATTTTTGTGCTGACTCATTCAGATCCTCAAGTTCGAGAATCTCATTCAAGCGTTGCTAGCGAGATTGCGAAGCAGGTGACTCAGGTTTTGAATATTCAAGATGCTGAGCAGAAAATAGTTTTAGTGGATTCCCTTAAGGATAATGTTTCTGAAATTGTTCGCGGAGTATTAAATGATAACGTTTTGAACAAGAGAGCTTCTTTGCTCCAGGAACGTGAGAAAAAAGATTTAAGGAAAATTTCTTTGGAAATGATTGCGTCTCTGAATACTCAAAAGAGAAATTTATCTTTGGATACCTCTACTTTAGATGAACAATGTTGGAAACTGAAAAAGAAAATTTCTGCGGTAGAAGCAGATCGCTATAATCATGAAAAGGATTTGGAAAAGCTTCGAGAAGAACTGATTCAGAATGTGTCTGGGAAAATGCTCTCTTATGCACCGGCTCTTGCCGCAACAGAAATTTCTGATCTTGAACAGCCTCTGCAGACGATGATGAATGATGTTAATATTGTTTGCAATACTGTTGTAGGTCGTTTTTTAAAGAATTATGAACTTCCAAAAAGCTTTGCGGGATTTAATGCTGATGTTCAGGCATCATTTGATGGAATTGAACATACGAAATCAATGGCCGTAACGGTTGCTACCGCTGTTGCTGTTGCTGCAATATGTCCTGCTGTTGGTGTGACAGGTAATGCTGCCGAAGCTGCAGCAGGTGGTGCCGTAAAGATTGCCGCAGCGAAAGCCGCAAAAAGCGGTGCGGTTGAAGCTTTTTTTGGAAGAGTCGCGACAGGCCTTGCAACAGTGGTGAAAGATATTAACCCACTTGAATATGTTGGCTCGGTAATAGCAAGGAAGGTGAAGGAATCTAGCTTTGAATCTATGGTAGCCAGTAAGTCAAAAATGATCTCCGAAAGTGTTGTTGAGGCTGTAAAACAAGATTTTTATAGAGAGGTTATTTCTCCGATTGAAAATTGCCTAGCAGAAGAAATGAAAGCCTTGGAAACGATCAAGGAACAAAAGGAAAAGGGCGTCCTTGATTTTCGAAATCAAATTGAAAATCTTGAAAAGTCTATAACATCGCTGAAAAACTTGTAG
- a CDS encoding molecular chaperone DjiA, producing the protein MSWSGKIIGGVIGGFAGGPIGAAAGAFIGNLFDSEERLPEQKEEEELSPEQLRVVSIVMLLVKLSCIDNDFSVEERVHLKVFFKETLGLEEDFDDLVKMALEDEEPFEKWAQVFVSTTEEDPSLRITMMHALFELAAADNILHPAEEYFMTTVAGLFGLSDLEYEAIKNEYFLCNDEYYKILGCTPESSNAEVKACYMQKVKEMHPDKLPAGLPAEIIKFAQEKFDEIQTAYNVIRQERNF; encoded by the coding sequence ATGTCATGGAGTGGAAAAATCATTGGTGGGGTAATCGGTGGATTTGCGGGTGGTCCTATTGGTGCTGCTGCTGGTGCTTTTATCGGTAACTTATTCGATAGTGAAGAACGTCTACCGGAGCAAAAGGAAGAAGAGGAATTAAGTCCTGAGCAATTAAGAGTAGTATCCATTGTGATGCTGTTGGTGAAATTGTCTTGTATTGACAATGATTTTTCTGTAGAAGAACGGGTTCATTTAAAGGTGTTTTTTAAAGAAACTCTCGGTTTGGAAGAAGATTTTGACGATTTGGTAAAGATGGCTTTAGAAGATGAAGAACCTTTTGAAAAATGGGCTCAAGTATTTGTTTCCACAACAGAGGAAGATCCTAGTTTAAGAATTACAATGATGCATGCGCTGTTTGAATTGGCAGCGGCAGATAATATTTTGCACCCTGCTGAAGAATATTTTATGACAACTGTAGCAGGTCTTTTTGGCCTAAGTGATTTAGAATATGAGGCCATCAAGAATGAATATTTCCTTTGCAATGACGAGTATTACAAAATCCTAGGCTGCACGCCAGAATCTTCAAATGCAGAGGTGAAAGCTTGCTATATGCAGAAGGTCAAGGAAATGCATCCAGACAAGTTGCCTGCAGGATTACCGGCGGAAATAATCAAATTTGCGCAAGAGAAATTTGATGAAATTCAAACGGCGTACAACGTAATTCGTCAAGAACGTAATTTTTAA
- a CDS encoding PrsW family intramembrane metalloprotease: MYLLEYSLIVFPAIFLMVFIYMMEPLKKEPKFLLLASFGLGTLSPLLSGIFVIILEILRSVLTDVKDYFLADVLFRFFIICGFCEELGKYIMLRVLTWKNKNFDCVFSGIVYAVFVSLGFAVLENFDYVSKYGISCAIDRMVTAIPGHACFAVYMGYYYSKSKEMALLGNFKKSREFTRSAIFVPALIHGLYDAFMPLAKYITVGPMYMVLYMVWYAGIGFMFIFTLKFLSKVAKSSLYQRHDNGNQGEAHIIKQAKELESHRE; this comes from the coding sequence ATGTATCTTCTTGAATATTCCTTAATCGTTTTTCCAGCAATCTTTCTGATGGTGTTCATCTACATGATGGAACCTCTCAAGAAAGAACCGAAGTTCTTGCTATTGGCGAGCTTTGGATTAGGAACGCTATCGCCCTTGCTCTCCGGAATTTTTGTAATCATCCTAGAGATTCTCCGTAGCGTCCTCACCGATGTTAAGGATTATTTCTTGGCGGATGTTCTATTTAGGTTTTTTATTATCTGCGGCTTCTGTGAGGAACTTGGCAAATACATCATGCTTCGAGTCCTCACTTGGAAAAACAAGAATTTTGACTGCGTATTTTCTGGCATCGTATATGCGGTTTTCGTCTCACTTGGCTTTGCTGTTTTGGAAAACTTCGATTACGTTTCAAAATACGGGATTTCCTGCGCGATAGACCGTATGGTGACAGCCATCCCAGGGCACGCCTGCTTTGCCGTCTACATGGGATACTATTACAGCAAATCCAAGGAAATGGCATTACTTGGAAATTTCAAGAAATCCAGGGAATTCACCAGAAGCGCTATTTTCGTTCCCGCGCTAATTCACGGCCTTTATGACGCCTTCATGCCACTCGCCAAGTATATCACCGTAGGTCCCATGTACATGGTACTGTATATGGTATGGTACGCAGGAATCGGCTTCATGTTCATCTTTACCCTCAAATTTTTATCAAAGGTTGCCAAAAGCTCACTTTACCAGCGCCATGATAACGGCAATCAAGGTGAAGCCCACATCATCAAGCAGGCCAAGGAACTGGAATCGCATCGGGAATAG
- a CDS encoding TIGR02452 family protein — translation MNDKLIEIFEDTMAMIQGNTSLKKIVENSSQGAKLYLEGRDVPGFDDACNKVSDLIQDDGTAPKVTVTSHRTFEAARKLHEKYPDKRVGVLNFASATNPGGGVTNGASAQEECLCRCSTLYPVLKRDDFFQNYYRFHRRRHDHIYTDACIYVPHVAVVKSDVAEPKRLPSRDWFAVDVITCAAPNLWFDANGLSDEEQLEIHLKRGEKILQVTIANHVEVLVLGAFGCGAFRNNPKVVAEAYRQLLEKYGKYFTAVEFAVYCSPRHGMGNYDAFKETLK, via the coding sequence ATGAATGACAAATTAATCGAGATTTTCGAAGATACCATGGCCATGATCCAGGGGAACACCTCCTTGAAGAAGATTGTGGAAAATTCCTCCCAGGGAGCAAAACTCTACCTGGAGGGACGCGATGTCCCTGGTTTTGACGACGCCTGTAACAAGGTCTCGGATTTGATCCAGGACGACGGAACCGCCCCCAAAGTGACCGTTACCAGTCACCGTACTTTTGAAGCTGCCAGGAAACTGCATGAGAAGTATCCTGATAAACGTGTGGGGGTGTTGAATTTTGCTTCCGCTACTAATCCTGGTGGAGGTGTTACGAATGGAGCTTCTGCCCAGGAAGAATGCCTGTGCCGTTGTTCCACCCTCTATCCCGTCTTGAAAAGGGATGATTTTTTCCAGAACTATTATCGTTTTCATCGTAGACGCCATGACCATATCTATACGGACGCCTGTATCTATGTGCCCCATGTGGCTGTGGTAAAAAGCGATGTGGCTGAACCGAAGCGCTTGCCCAGCAGGGACTGGTTCGCGGTGGATGTGATTACCTGCGCCGCACCCAACCTGTGGTTTGACGCCAATGGCCTCAGTGATGAGGAACAGTTGGAAATCCACCTGAAACGTGGTGAAAAAATCCTCCAGGTGACCATTGCGAATCATGTGGAAGTTCTTGTCCTGGGGGCCTTTGGATGTGGCGCTTTCAGGAATAATCCCAAGGTCGTTGCGGAAGCCTATCGCCAGCTTCTGGAAAAGTACGGAAAGTATTTTACGGCAGTTGAGTTTGCCGTGTATTGCAGTCCCCGTCATGGCATGGGTAATTATGATGCCTTTAAGGAGACTCTAAAATAA
- a CDS encoding DUF58 domain-containing protein, which translates to MLDKEVLKTVSRIELSVRGTLDTVMTGAYHSSFKGNGMEFSEVREYMPGDDVRTIDWNVTARTGTPYVKKFIEEREMTMLLMVDASSSSEFGSGKQMKGEVMATLTALLAFAAIKNNDKVGLLIYTDQVELFIPPEKGRKHVLRLIREILYFKPQHHGTNTQVALEYAGKILNRKAVVVVMSDFLDEGFENAFKILRKRHDVLAVSVVDPREMELPPAGLVELEDPETGETLLIDTGDVAFREAFAREAKRQGKQTKDLFQRMSIDFVRIETHDDFKETVAPLIEHFRRRAKMARS; encoded by the coding sequence ATGCTTGATAAAGAAGTTCTAAAAACCGTCAGCCGTATTGAATTGAGCGTTCGCGGCACGCTGGACACGGTCATGACCGGCGCCTACCATAGTTCCTTCAAGGGAAATGGTATGGAATTCAGCGAAGTCCGTGAATATATGCCTGGCGATGACGTGCGAACCATTGACTGGAACGTGACGGCCCGTACCGGCACCCCCTACGTAAAAAAGTTCATCGAAGAACGTGAAATGACCATGCTGCTGATGGTTGACGCCTCCAGCAGTTCCGAATTCGGAAGCGGAAAGCAGATGAAGGGCGAAGTCATGGCCACCCTCACGGCCCTTTTGGCTTTTGCAGCCATCAAGAACAATGACAAGGTGGGCCTGCTGATTTATACCGACCAGGTAGAACTCTTTATTCCTCCCGAAAAAGGCCGCAAGCACGTACTGCGCCTGATTCGCGAAATTCTTTACTTCAAGCCCCAACACCACGGCACCAATACCCAGGTAGCCCTGGAATATGCCGGCAAGATTTTGAATCGCAAGGCCGTTGTGGTGGTGATGAGCGACTTTTTGGATGAAGGTTTCGAGAACGCCTTCAAGATCCTGCGCAAGCGTCACGACGTGTTGGCCGTTTCTGTGGTGGACCCCCGCGAAATGGAATTGCCCCCTGCAGGCCTTGTGGAATTGGAAGACCCCGAAACTGGCGAAACCTTGCTCATTGACACCGGAGACGTCGCCTTCCGCGAAGCCTTCGCCCGAGAGGCAAAGCGTCAGGGAAAGCAGACCAAGGATTTATTCCAGCGCATGTCCATTGACTTTGTTCGCATCGAGACCCACGACGACTTCAAGGAAACCGTGGCCCCGCTCATTGAGCACTTCAGACGCCGCGCCAAGATGGCCCGCAGCTAA
- a CDS encoding translation factor GTPase family protein — protein MQPIRNIAILAHVDAGKTTLSERILFAAGEVRRPGKVEEGLATMDYLPEEKERGITIESGVAHFEWKNTWFNFIDTPGHVDFGAEVDMALTAVEGAVLVVSAASGVETQTVAAFKKLRAAGVPTILYINKLDNPDYSLDETLINVEEILGVRPVLMTVPEYENGQMVSVLDVLSKSRLVHSDRGEEVVDSADVLSEGSSSERSEGSSGSGADLLAKHYKEAVEFASNFDDEVLELALEGKPVPPKAVLRGLKGLALDSDYALCYAGSAMAGFGVRSLVTALSFFLPEVPQFDERELGQVIRLRHFKGVGEISLFRAHCDMERKEWPAGFEFSRLKANLLIPVEEIRAGDIYAMRTPFETELGQVIMRDGHLLQDEEDSKGENIRDRYQPLLQTRVECLATDDYHHVEKSLNTLSRMDPSFRVVHDDGGFWYLHTVGEVQLDVLLARLRREFGCEVQAGDPEVRWQERLSHEVDAVENSFQLGPHKISIKLSASPIQNDVVENSAELPQNHDIRLTAEFLETAPREILAGVRSALLETAEIGVLGKGPLVGVRFEVLEFSWTENALPPMIKKACADAVTKLFKPSDIKLYEPVMELSLECPVNFAGNITSDIQAREGRVKEIGGDGRTHFLKADIPLRKIFGYATNVRSISKGTALYSLKLLGYRPCVE, from the coding sequence ATGCAACCCATAAGAAATATTGCCATTTTGGCCCACGTCGATGCGGGAAAGACGACCCTTTCCGAGCGTATTCTTTTTGCTGCTGGCGAAGTGCGTCGCCCGGGTAAGGTGGAAGAAGGTCTTGCCACCATGGATTATCTGCCCGAAGAAAAGGAACGAGGCATCACTATCGAAAGTGGGGTGGCTCATTTCGAGTGGAAAAATACCTGGTTTAATTTTATCGACACTCCGGGCCATGTGGATTTCGGCGCCGAAGTGGATATGGCCCTTACGGCTGTGGAAGGGGCTGTGCTGGTGGTGAGTGCTGCCAGTGGAGTGGAAACTCAGACGGTTGCCGCCTTTAAAAAATTACGGGCCGCAGGTGTGCCGACCATACTGTACATAAACAAGTTGGACAATCCTGATTATTCTCTGGACGAGACCCTCATTAACGTAGAAGAGATCCTGGGTGTGCGTCCGGTGCTGATGACGGTTCCCGAATATGAGAACGGTCAGATGGTCAGTGTGCTCGATGTGCTGAGCAAGAGTCGCTTGGTCCATTCAGACCGTGGCGAAGAAGTGGTGGACTCCGCTGATGTTCTTTCTGAAGGGTCTTCCTCTGAACGAAGTGAAGGATCTAGCGGTTCCGGCGCCGATTTGCTGGCCAAGCATTATAAGGAAGCGGTAGAATTCGCTAGCAACTTCGATGATGAAGTTCTGGAATTGGCCCTTGAAGGTAAGCCGGTTCCGCCCAAGGCTGTGCTTCGCGGTCTTAAAGGTCTTGCCCTGGATTCCGACTATGCGCTTTGCTATGCGGGTTCTGCCATGGCGGGCTTTGGCGTGCGCAGTCTTGTGACAGCCTTGAGCTTTTTCTTGCCCGAGGTTCCGCAGTTTGATGAACGGGAATTAGGCCAGGTTATCCGTCTGCGTCATTTCAAGGGCGTGGGGGAGATTTCCCTGTTCCGCGCCCACTGCGACATGGAGCGGAAGGAATGGCCTGCAGGTTTTGAGTTCTCACGTTTGAAGGCCAACCTTCTGATTCCCGTAGAAGAAATCCGTGCCGGTGACATTTACGCCATGCGTACACCTTTTGAAACGGAGTTGGGTCAGGTCATTATGCGGGATGGCCATCTTCTGCAAGACGAAGAAGATTCGAAGGGCGAAAACATCCGCGACCGTTACCAGCCCTTGTTGCAGACCCGCGTAGAATGTCTTGCTACTGACGACTACCATCATGTAGAAAAGAGCCTGAATACCTTGAGCCGCATGGATCCTAGTTTCCGCGTGGTTCATGACGATGGTGGCTTCTGGTATCTGCATACGGTTGGCGAAGTCCAGCTGGATGTTCTGCTGGCCCGTCTCCGTCGTGAATTCGGTTGTGAAGTTCAGGCCGGCGATCCCGAGGTCCGCTGGCAGGAGCGCCTGTCCCATGAAGTGGATGCTGTAGAAAATTCCTTCCAGCTTGGCCCCCATAAAATTAGCATTAAACTATCTGCGTCCCCCATTCAAAATGATGTGGTGGAAAATTCCGCAGAGCTGCCCCAGAATCACGACATTCGTCTAACCGCAGAATTTTTGGAAACGGCTCCTCGCGAGATTCTTGCCGGTGTCCGTTCCGCACTTCTGGAAACGGCTGAAATTGGTGTGCTGGGCAAGGGCCCCCTGGTGGGTGTCCGCTTCGAAGTCCTGGAATTCAGCTGGACCGAAAATGCCCTGCCGCCCATGATCAAGAAGGCTTGCGCCGATGCGGTTACCAAGCTTTTCAAGCCGTCTGACATTAAACTTTATGAACCGGTCATGGAACTTTCTTTGGAATGTCCGGTGAACTTTGCCGGTAATATTACCAGCGATATTCAGGCCCGTGAGGGAAGGGTCAAGGAAATCGGTGGCGATGGACGTACCCACTTCCTAAAGGCGGATATTCCCCTGCGGAAGATTTTTGGATACGCTACCAACGTGCGCAGCATCAGCAAGGGGACGGCGTTGTACAGCTTGAAACTGCTGGGCTATCGACCCTGTGTTGAATAA